One region of Nothobranchius furzeri strain GRZ-AD chromosome 16, NfurGRZ-RIMD1, whole genome shotgun sequence genomic DNA includes:
- the paqr4b gene encoding progestin and adipoQ receptor family member 4 yields MHEAMTVLYQGPRLVDFAKAPPYLQFNKYVLTGYRPVSTVQECLRSLFYMHNELGNIYTHGIPFLLFLVMLPYSIPWMEVDNTWICMVHYLACLCPTVGSVLYHLFMNHVGGQHVYNTLLSLDMVGVCLVNTLGALPIIYITLLCHPTVQRTALLVYIVLSAYGIYCATTAHTNILRLRSFIWQALFRFSLFLFRAYGAGVGSPNSMRLFVTMDAFAVLGGLVNIIQIPERFCPGQFDNWGNSHQIMHVMVICSIIYLHWGTVEDLTWIKTFQCPVLTRAL; encoded by the exons ATGCATGAAGCCATGACGGTGCTTTACCAAGGGCCGCGGCTCGTGGACTTTGCAAAGGCCCCTCCATACCTGCAGTTCAACAAGTACGTCCTGACAGGTTACCGGCCCGTGTCCACCGTCCAGGAGTGCCTCAGGAGCCTTTTCTACATGCACAATGAGCTAGGGAACATTTACACTCATG GTATCCCTTTCCTCCTCTTCTTGGTGATGCTGCCTTACAGCATCCCATGGATGGAGGTGGACAACACATGGATATGCATGGTCCACTACCTAGCCTGCCTCTGCCCCACCGTCGGCTCGGTGCTCTACCATCTGTTTATGAACCACGTGGGAGGACAACACGTCTACAACACCCTGCTCTCCCTGGACATGGTTGGGGTCTGTCTAGTTAACACTCTGG GAGCACTGCCCATCATTTACATCACCCTGCTTTGCCACCCGACTGTGCAACGGACCGCCCTGCTGGTCTACATCGTCCTGTCAGCCTACGGCATCTACTGCGCCACCACGGCCCACACCAACATCTTGCGTCTGCGATCCTTCATCTGGCAGGCTTTGTTCCGCTTCAGCCTCTTCTTGTTCCGGGCTTACGGAGCCGGTGTTGGCAGTCCCAACTCCATGCGTCTGTTCGTCACCATGGATGCTTTCGCTGTACTGGGAGGACTGGTCAACATCATCCAGATCCCAGAGCGCTTCTGCCCAGGTCAGTTTGACAACTGGGGCAACAGCCACCAGATAATGCATGTTATGGTTATCTGCTCCATCATCTACCTGCACTGGGGCACCGTGGAGGATTTAACCTGGATTAAGACCTTCCAGTGTCCTGTACTGACCCGAGCCCTTTAA